A single window of Cygnus olor isolate bCygOlo1 chromosome 10, bCygOlo1.pri.v2, whole genome shotgun sequence DNA harbors:
- the TMCC1 gene encoding transmembrane and coiled-coil domains protein 1 isoform X2, which translates to MHCPRLTRSITGVCTASALEKSEIERLEVSSLAQTSSAVASSTDGSINADSVDGTPDPQRTKVAITHLQQKILKLTEQIKIEQTARDDNVAEYLKLANNADKQQSARIKQVFEKKNQKSAQTILQLQKKLEHYHRKLREIEQNGMPRQPKDVFRDMHQGLKDVGAKVTGFSEGVVDSVKGGLSSFSQATHSAAGAVVSKPREIASLIRNKFGSADNIANLKDSLEEGQEDGTGGKALGVIQNFQSSPKYGSEEDCSSATSGSVGANSTTGGPVGASSSKTNTLDMQSSGFDAILHEIQEIRETQARLEESFEDLKVRYQRDYSLIMQTLQEERYRCERLEEQLNDLTELHQNEILNLKQELASMEEKIAYQSYERARDIQEALEACQTRISKMELQQQQQQVVQLEGLENATARNLLGKFINILLAVMAVLLVFVSTVANCVVPLMKTRNRTFSTLFIVVFIAFLWKHWDAISGYLERFLSPPR; encoded by the exons ATCGAGCGATTGGAAGTCAGCAGCCTAGCGCAGACCTCTAGTGCAGTGGCCTCGAGCACTGATGGCAGCATCAATGCAGACTCTGTTGATGGGACCCCAGATCCTCAGCGTACAAAAGTGGCTATCACACACCTGCAACAGAAGATACTGAAGTTGACTGAGCAGATCAAAATCGAACAAACAGCCCGTGATGACAATGTGGCAGAGTACCTGAAACTAGCCAACAACGCAGACAAGCAGCAGAGCGCCCGTATTAAGCAAGtgtttgagaagaaaaatcagaagtccGCCCAGACGAtcttgcagctgcagaagaaactaGAGCATTACCATCGAAAGCTACGAGAAATTGAACAGAATGGGATGCCGCGGCAGCCAAAGGATGTCTTCAGGGATATGCATCAGGGATTGAAAGATGTTGGAGCTAAAGTCACTGGCTTCAGTGAGGGAGTAGTAGATAGTGTTAAAGGTGGGCTTTCCAGTTTCTCCCAAGCCACAcattcagcagcaggagctgtggttTCCAAACCCCGTGAGATTGCCTCCCTCATAAGGAACAAGTTTGGGAGCGCAGACAATATTGCTAATCTGAAAGACTCTTTAGAAGAAGGCCAGGAAGATGGGACAGGAGGCAAGGCTCTAGGTGTTATCCAGAACTTTCAGTCAAGCCCAAAATATGGCAGTGAGGAGGATTGCTCCAGTGCCACGTCAGGCTCAGTGGGAGCCAACAGCACAACAGGGGGCCCTGTGGGAGCTTCCAGCTCCAAAACAAACACTCTGGATATGCAGAGCTCAGGGTTTGATGCAATACTACATGAGATTCAAGAAATTCGAGAGACACAGGCAAGACTGGAAGAATCATTTGAGGACCTTAAGGTTCGCTATCAGAGGGATTACTCACTAATAATGCAGACTTTGCAGGAGGAGCGGTACAG ATGTGAAAGACTCGAAGAGCAGCTAAACGACCTGACTGAGCTCCACCAGAATGAGATCCTGAATCTAAAACAGGAGCTGGCCAGCATGGAGGAGAAAATTGCCTACCAGTCTTATGAGCGAGCCCGGGACATCCAG GAGGCACTGGAAGCGTGCCAGACCCGCATCTCCAAGAtggaactgcagcagcagcagcagcaggtggtgCAGCTGGAGGGTCTGGAGAATGCCACAGCCAGGAACCTGCTGGGGAAGTTCATCAACATCCTCCTGGCTGTCATGGCAGTCCTCCTTGTCTTCGTCTCCACTGTGGCCAACTGTGTCGTGCCCCTCATGAAAACTCGCAATAGGACGTTCAGCACTTTATTCATAGTggttttcattgcctttttgtGGAAGCACTGGGATGCCATCTCTGGCTACTTGGAACGGTTCTTGTCTCCCCCCAGATGA
- the TMCC1 gene encoding transmembrane and coiled-coil domains protein 1 isoform X14 gives MEVILSLIERLEVSSLAQTSSAVASSTDGSINADSVDGTPDPQRTKVAITHLQQKILKLTEQIKIEQTARDDNVAEYLKLANNADKQQSARIKQVFEKKNQKSAQTILQLQKKLEHYHRKLREIEQNGMPRQPKDVFRDMHQGLKDVGAKVTGFSEGVVDSVKGGLSSFSQATHSAAGAVVSKPREIASLIRNKFGSADNIANLKDSLEEGQEDGTGGKALGVIQNFQSSPKYGSEEDCSSATSGSVGANSTTGGPVGASSSKTNTLDMQSSGFDAILHEIQEIRETQARLEESFEDLKVRYQRDYSLIMQTLQEERYRCERLEEQLNDLTELHQNEILNLKQELASMEEKIAYQSYERARDIQEALEACQTRISKMELQQQQQQVVQLEGLENATARNLLGKFINILLAVMAVLLVFVSTVANCVVPLMKTRNRTFSTLFIVVFIAFLWKHWDAISGYLERFLSPPR, from the exons ATCGAGCGATTGGAAGTCAGCAGCCTAGCGCAGACCTCTAGTGCAGTGGCCTCGAGCACTGATGGCAGCATCAATGCAGACTCTGTTGATGGGACCCCAGATCCTCAGCGTACAAAAGTGGCTATCACACACCTGCAACAGAAGATACTGAAGTTGACTGAGCAGATCAAAATCGAACAAACAGCCCGTGATGACAATGTGGCAGAGTACCTGAAACTAGCCAACAACGCAGACAAGCAGCAGAGCGCCCGTATTAAGCAAGtgtttgagaagaaaaatcagaagtccGCCCAGACGAtcttgcagctgcagaagaaactaGAGCATTACCATCGAAAGCTACGAGAAATTGAACAGAATGGGATGCCGCGGCAGCCAAAGGATGTCTTCAGGGATATGCATCAGGGATTGAAAGATGTTGGAGCTAAAGTCACTGGCTTCAGTGAGGGAGTAGTAGATAGTGTTAAAGGTGGGCTTTCCAGTTTCTCCCAAGCCACAcattcagcagcaggagctgtggttTCCAAACCCCGTGAGATTGCCTCCCTCATAAGGAACAAGTTTGGGAGCGCAGACAATATTGCTAATCTGAAAGACTCTTTAGAAGAAGGCCAGGAAGATGGGACAGGAGGCAAGGCTCTAGGTGTTATCCAGAACTTTCAGTCAAGCCCAAAATATGGCAGTGAGGAGGATTGCTCCAGTGCCACGTCAGGCTCAGTGGGAGCCAACAGCACAACAGGGGGCCCTGTGGGAGCTTCCAGCTCCAAAACAAACACTCTGGATATGCAGAGCTCAGGGTTTGATGCAATACTACATGAGATTCAAGAAATTCGAGAGACACAGGCAAGACTGGAAGAATCATTTGAGGACCTTAAGGTTCGCTATCAGAGGGATTACTCACTAATAATGCAGACTTTGCAGGAGGAGCGGTACAG ATGTGAAAGACTCGAAGAGCAGCTAAACGACCTGACTGAGCTCCACCAGAATGAGATCCTGAATCTAAAACAGGAGCTGGCCAGCATGGAGGAGAAAATTGCCTACCAGTCTTATGAGCGAGCCCGGGACATCCAG GAGGCACTGGAAGCGTGCCAGACCCGCATCTCCAAGAtggaactgcagcagcagcagcagcaggtggtgCAGCTGGAGGGTCTGGAGAATGCCACAGCCAGGAACCTGCTGGGGAAGTTCATCAACATCCTCCTGGCTGTCATGGCAGTCCTCCTTGTCTTCGTCTCCACTGTGGCCAACTGTGTCGTGCCCCTCATGAAAACTCGCAATAGGACGTTCAGCACTTTATTCATAGTggttttcattgcctttttgtGGAAGCACTGGGATGCCATCTCTGGCTACTTGGAACGGTTCTTGTCTCCCCCCAGATGA
- the TMCC1 gene encoding transmembrane and coiled-coil domains protein 1 isoform X12, whose product MGLGADITDAAMLIERLEVSSLAQTSSAVASSTDGSINADSVDGTPDPQRTKVAITHLQQKILKLTEQIKIEQTARDDNVAEYLKLANNADKQQSARIKQVFEKKNQKSAQTILQLQKKLEHYHRKLREIEQNGMPRQPKDVFRDMHQGLKDVGAKVTGFSEGVVDSVKGGLSSFSQATHSAAGAVVSKPREIASLIRNKFGSADNIANLKDSLEEGQEDGTGGKALGVIQNFQSSPKYGSEEDCSSATSGSVGANSTTGGPVGASSSKTNTLDMQSSGFDAILHEIQEIRETQARLEESFEDLKVRYQRDYSLIMQTLQEERYRCERLEEQLNDLTELHQNEILNLKQELASMEEKIAYQSYERARDIQEALEACQTRISKMELQQQQQQVVQLEGLENATARNLLGKFINILLAVMAVLLVFVSTVANCVVPLMKTRNRTFSTLFIVVFIAFLWKHWDAISGYLERFLSPPR is encoded by the exons ATGGGACTAGGAGCAGACATTACTGATGCAGCAATGCTG ATCGAGCGATTGGAAGTCAGCAGCCTAGCGCAGACCTCTAGTGCAGTGGCCTCGAGCACTGATGGCAGCATCAATGCAGACTCTGTTGATGGGACCCCAGATCCTCAGCGTACAAAAGTGGCTATCACACACCTGCAACAGAAGATACTGAAGTTGACTGAGCAGATCAAAATCGAACAAACAGCCCGTGATGACAATGTGGCAGAGTACCTGAAACTAGCCAACAACGCAGACAAGCAGCAGAGCGCCCGTATTAAGCAAGtgtttgagaagaaaaatcagaagtccGCCCAGACGAtcttgcagctgcagaagaaactaGAGCATTACCATCGAAAGCTACGAGAAATTGAACAGAATGGGATGCCGCGGCAGCCAAAGGATGTCTTCAGGGATATGCATCAGGGATTGAAAGATGTTGGAGCTAAAGTCACTGGCTTCAGTGAGGGAGTAGTAGATAGTGTTAAAGGTGGGCTTTCCAGTTTCTCCCAAGCCACAcattcagcagcaggagctgtggttTCCAAACCCCGTGAGATTGCCTCCCTCATAAGGAACAAGTTTGGGAGCGCAGACAATATTGCTAATCTGAAAGACTCTTTAGAAGAAGGCCAGGAAGATGGGACAGGAGGCAAGGCTCTAGGTGTTATCCAGAACTTTCAGTCAAGCCCAAAATATGGCAGTGAGGAGGATTGCTCCAGTGCCACGTCAGGCTCAGTGGGAGCCAACAGCACAACAGGGGGCCCTGTGGGAGCTTCCAGCTCCAAAACAAACACTCTGGATATGCAGAGCTCAGGGTTTGATGCAATACTACATGAGATTCAAGAAATTCGAGAGACACAGGCAAGACTGGAAGAATCATTTGAGGACCTTAAGGTTCGCTATCAGAGGGATTACTCACTAATAATGCAGACTTTGCAGGAGGAGCGGTACAG ATGTGAAAGACTCGAAGAGCAGCTAAACGACCTGACTGAGCTCCACCAGAATGAGATCCTGAATCTAAAACAGGAGCTGGCCAGCATGGAGGAGAAAATTGCCTACCAGTCTTATGAGCGAGCCCGGGACATCCAG GAGGCACTGGAAGCGTGCCAGACCCGCATCTCCAAGAtggaactgcagcagcagcagcagcaggtggtgCAGCTGGAGGGTCTGGAGAATGCCACAGCCAGGAACCTGCTGGGGAAGTTCATCAACATCCTCCTGGCTGTCATGGCAGTCCTCCTTGTCTTCGTCTCCACTGTGGCCAACTGTGTCGTGCCCCTCATGAAAACTCGCAATAGGACGTTCAGCACTTTATTCATAGTggttttcattgcctttttgtGGAAGCACTGGGATGCCATCTCTGGCTACTTGGAACGGTTCTTGTCTCCCCCCAGATGA
- the TMCC1 gene encoding transmembrane and coiled-coil domains protein 1 isoform X9 yields the protein MLMWCCCTCVCCERDFCEPVKIERLEVSSLAQTSSAVASSTDGSINADSVDGTPDPQRTKVAITHLQQKILKLTEQIKIEQTARDDNVAEYLKLANNADKQQSARIKQVFEKKNQKSAQTILQLQKKLEHYHRKLREIEQNGMPRQPKDVFRDMHQGLKDVGAKVTGFSEGVVDSVKGGLSSFSQATHSAAGAVVSKPREIASLIRNKFGSADNIANLKDSLEEGQEDGTGGKALGVIQNFQSSPKYGSEEDCSSATSGSVGANSTTGGPVGASSSKTNTLDMQSSGFDAILHEIQEIRETQARLEESFEDLKVRYQRDYSLIMQTLQEERYRCERLEEQLNDLTELHQNEILNLKQELASMEEKIAYQSYERARDIQEALEACQTRISKMELQQQQQQVVQLEGLENATARNLLGKFINILLAVMAVLLVFVSTVANCVVPLMKTRNRTFSTLFIVVFIAFLWKHWDAISGYLERFLSPPR from the exons ATGTTGATGTGGTGCTGCTGTACCTGCGTATGCTGTGAAAGGGACTTCTGTGAGCCCGTGAAG ATCGAGCGATTGGAAGTCAGCAGCCTAGCGCAGACCTCTAGTGCAGTGGCCTCGAGCACTGATGGCAGCATCAATGCAGACTCTGTTGATGGGACCCCAGATCCTCAGCGTACAAAAGTGGCTATCACACACCTGCAACAGAAGATACTGAAGTTGACTGAGCAGATCAAAATCGAACAAACAGCCCGTGATGACAATGTGGCAGAGTACCTGAAACTAGCCAACAACGCAGACAAGCAGCAGAGCGCCCGTATTAAGCAAGtgtttgagaagaaaaatcagaagtccGCCCAGACGAtcttgcagctgcagaagaaactaGAGCATTACCATCGAAAGCTACGAGAAATTGAACAGAATGGGATGCCGCGGCAGCCAAAGGATGTCTTCAGGGATATGCATCAGGGATTGAAAGATGTTGGAGCTAAAGTCACTGGCTTCAGTGAGGGAGTAGTAGATAGTGTTAAAGGTGGGCTTTCCAGTTTCTCCCAAGCCACAcattcagcagcaggagctgtggttTCCAAACCCCGTGAGATTGCCTCCCTCATAAGGAACAAGTTTGGGAGCGCAGACAATATTGCTAATCTGAAAGACTCTTTAGAAGAAGGCCAGGAAGATGGGACAGGAGGCAAGGCTCTAGGTGTTATCCAGAACTTTCAGTCAAGCCCAAAATATGGCAGTGAGGAGGATTGCTCCAGTGCCACGTCAGGCTCAGTGGGAGCCAACAGCACAACAGGGGGCCCTGTGGGAGCTTCCAGCTCCAAAACAAACACTCTGGATATGCAGAGCTCAGGGTTTGATGCAATACTACATGAGATTCAAGAAATTCGAGAGACACAGGCAAGACTGGAAGAATCATTTGAGGACCTTAAGGTTCGCTATCAGAGGGATTACTCACTAATAATGCAGACTTTGCAGGAGGAGCGGTACAG ATGTGAAAGACTCGAAGAGCAGCTAAACGACCTGACTGAGCTCCACCAGAATGAGATCCTGAATCTAAAACAGGAGCTGGCCAGCATGGAGGAGAAAATTGCCTACCAGTCTTATGAGCGAGCCCGGGACATCCAG GAGGCACTGGAAGCGTGCCAGACCCGCATCTCCAAGAtggaactgcagcagcagcagcagcaggtggtgCAGCTGGAGGGTCTGGAGAATGCCACAGCCAGGAACCTGCTGGGGAAGTTCATCAACATCCTCCTGGCTGTCATGGCAGTCCTCCTTGTCTTCGTCTCCACTGTGGCCAACTGTGTCGTGCCCCTCATGAAAACTCGCAATAGGACGTTCAGCACTTTATTCATAGTggttttcattgcctttttgtGGAAGCACTGGGATGCCATCTCTGGCTACTTGGAACGGTTCTTGTCTCCCCCCAGATGA
- the TMCC1 gene encoding transmembrane and coiled-coil domains protein 1 isoform X15, which translates to MEIERLEVSSLAQTSSAVASSTDGSINADSVDGTPDPQRTKVAITHLQQKILKLTEQIKIEQTARDDNVAEYLKLANNADKQQSARIKQVFEKKNQKSAQTILQLQKKLEHYHRKLREIEQNGMPRQPKDVFRDMHQGLKDVGAKVTGFSEGVVDSVKGGLSSFSQATHSAAGAVVSKPREIASLIRNKFGSADNIANLKDSLEEGQEDGTGGKALGVIQNFQSSPKYGSEEDCSSATSGSVGANSTTGGPVGASSSKTNTLDMQSSGFDAILHEIQEIRETQARLEESFEDLKVRYQRDYSLIMQTLQEERYRCERLEEQLNDLTELHQNEILNLKQELASMEEKIAYQSYERARDIQEALEACQTRISKMELQQQQQQVVQLEGLENATARNLLGKFINILLAVMAVLLVFVSTVANCVVPLMKTRNRTFSTLFIVVFIAFLWKHWDAISGYLERFLSPPR; encoded by the exons ATCGAGCGATTGGAAGTCAGCAGCCTAGCGCAGACCTCTAGTGCAGTGGCCTCGAGCACTGATGGCAGCATCAATGCAGACTCTGTTGATGGGACCCCAGATCCTCAGCGTACAAAAGTGGCTATCACACACCTGCAACAGAAGATACTGAAGTTGACTGAGCAGATCAAAATCGAACAAACAGCCCGTGATGACAATGTGGCAGAGTACCTGAAACTAGCCAACAACGCAGACAAGCAGCAGAGCGCCCGTATTAAGCAAGtgtttgagaagaaaaatcagaagtccGCCCAGACGAtcttgcagctgcagaagaaactaGAGCATTACCATCGAAAGCTACGAGAAATTGAACAGAATGGGATGCCGCGGCAGCCAAAGGATGTCTTCAGGGATATGCATCAGGGATTGAAAGATGTTGGAGCTAAAGTCACTGGCTTCAGTGAGGGAGTAGTAGATAGTGTTAAAGGTGGGCTTTCCAGTTTCTCCCAAGCCACAcattcagcagcaggagctgtggttTCCAAACCCCGTGAGATTGCCTCCCTCATAAGGAACAAGTTTGGGAGCGCAGACAATATTGCTAATCTGAAAGACTCTTTAGAAGAAGGCCAGGAAGATGGGACAGGAGGCAAGGCTCTAGGTGTTATCCAGAACTTTCAGTCAAGCCCAAAATATGGCAGTGAGGAGGATTGCTCCAGTGCCACGTCAGGCTCAGTGGGAGCCAACAGCACAACAGGGGGCCCTGTGGGAGCTTCCAGCTCCAAAACAAACACTCTGGATATGCAGAGCTCAGGGTTTGATGCAATACTACATGAGATTCAAGAAATTCGAGAGACACAGGCAAGACTGGAAGAATCATTTGAGGACCTTAAGGTTCGCTATCAGAGGGATTACTCACTAATAATGCAGACTTTGCAGGAGGAGCGGTACAG ATGTGAAAGACTCGAAGAGCAGCTAAACGACCTGACTGAGCTCCACCAGAATGAGATCCTGAATCTAAAACAGGAGCTGGCCAGCATGGAGGAGAAAATTGCCTACCAGTCTTATGAGCGAGCCCGGGACATCCAG GAGGCACTGGAAGCGTGCCAGACCCGCATCTCCAAGAtggaactgcagcagcagcagcagcaggtggtgCAGCTGGAGGGTCTGGAGAATGCCACAGCCAGGAACCTGCTGGGGAAGTTCATCAACATCCTCCTGGCTGTCATGGCAGTCCTCCTTGTCTTCGTCTCCACTGTGGCCAACTGTGTCGTGCCCCTCATGAAAACTCGCAATAGGACGTTCAGCACTTTATTCATAGTggttttcattgcctttttgtGGAAGCACTGGGATGCCATCTCTGGCTACTTGGAACGGTTCTTGTCTCCCCCCAGATGA
- the TMCC1 gene encoding transmembrane and coiled-coil domains protein 1 isoform X11 yields the protein MHWERALLLRRDKIERLEVSSLAQTSSAVASSTDGSINADSVDGTPDPQRTKVAITHLQQKILKLTEQIKIEQTARDDNVAEYLKLANNADKQQSARIKQVFEKKNQKSAQTILQLQKKLEHYHRKLREIEQNGMPRQPKDVFRDMHQGLKDVGAKVTGFSEGVVDSVKGGLSSFSQATHSAAGAVVSKPREIASLIRNKFGSADNIANLKDSLEEGQEDGTGGKALGVIQNFQSSPKYGSEEDCSSATSGSVGANSTTGGPVGASSSKTNTLDMQSSGFDAILHEIQEIRETQARLEESFEDLKVRYQRDYSLIMQTLQEERYRCERLEEQLNDLTELHQNEILNLKQELASMEEKIAYQSYERARDIQEALEACQTRISKMELQQQQQQVVQLEGLENATARNLLGKFINILLAVMAVLLVFVSTVANCVVPLMKTRNRTFSTLFIVVFIAFLWKHWDAISGYLERFLSPPR from the exons ATGCACTGGGAGCGGGCGCTGCTGCTCCGCCGGGACAAG ATCGAGCGATTGGAAGTCAGCAGCCTAGCGCAGACCTCTAGTGCAGTGGCCTCGAGCACTGATGGCAGCATCAATGCAGACTCTGTTGATGGGACCCCAGATCCTCAGCGTACAAAAGTGGCTATCACACACCTGCAACAGAAGATACTGAAGTTGACTGAGCAGATCAAAATCGAACAAACAGCCCGTGATGACAATGTGGCAGAGTACCTGAAACTAGCCAACAACGCAGACAAGCAGCAGAGCGCCCGTATTAAGCAAGtgtttgagaagaaaaatcagaagtccGCCCAGACGAtcttgcagctgcagaagaaactaGAGCATTACCATCGAAAGCTACGAGAAATTGAACAGAATGGGATGCCGCGGCAGCCAAAGGATGTCTTCAGGGATATGCATCAGGGATTGAAAGATGTTGGAGCTAAAGTCACTGGCTTCAGTGAGGGAGTAGTAGATAGTGTTAAAGGTGGGCTTTCCAGTTTCTCCCAAGCCACAcattcagcagcaggagctgtggttTCCAAACCCCGTGAGATTGCCTCCCTCATAAGGAACAAGTTTGGGAGCGCAGACAATATTGCTAATCTGAAAGACTCTTTAGAAGAAGGCCAGGAAGATGGGACAGGAGGCAAGGCTCTAGGTGTTATCCAGAACTTTCAGTCAAGCCCAAAATATGGCAGTGAGGAGGATTGCTCCAGTGCCACGTCAGGCTCAGTGGGAGCCAACAGCACAACAGGGGGCCCTGTGGGAGCTTCCAGCTCCAAAACAAACACTCTGGATATGCAGAGCTCAGGGTTTGATGCAATACTACATGAGATTCAAGAAATTCGAGAGACACAGGCAAGACTGGAAGAATCATTTGAGGACCTTAAGGTTCGCTATCAGAGGGATTACTCACTAATAATGCAGACTTTGCAGGAGGAGCGGTACAG ATGTGAAAGACTCGAAGAGCAGCTAAACGACCTGACTGAGCTCCACCAGAATGAGATCCTGAATCTAAAACAGGAGCTGGCCAGCATGGAGGAGAAAATTGCCTACCAGTCTTATGAGCGAGCCCGGGACATCCAG GAGGCACTGGAAGCGTGCCAGACCCGCATCTCCAAGAtggaactgcagcagcagcagcagcaggtggtgCAGCTGGAGGGTCTGGAGAATGCCACAGCCAGGAACCTGCTGGGGAAGTTCATCAACATCCTCCTGGCTGTCATGGCAGTCCTCCTTGTCTTCGTCTCCACTGTGGCCAACTGTGTCGTGCCCCTCATGAAAACTCGCAATAGGACGTTCAGCACTTTATTCATAGTggttttcattgcctttttgtGGAAGCACTGGGATGCCATCTCTGGCTACTTGGAACGGTTCTTGTCTCCCCCCAGATGA
- the TMCC1 gene encoding transmembrane and coiled-coil domains protein 1 isoform X10, with protein sequence MVQRFSLRRQLSKIERLEVSSLAQTSSAVASSTDGSINADSVDGTPDPQRTKVAITHLQQKILKLTEQIKIEQTARDDNVAEYLKLANNADKQQSARIKQVFEKKNQKSAQTILQLQKKLEHYHRKLREIEQNGMPRQPKDVFRDMHQGLKDVGAKVTGFSEGVVDSVKGGLSSFSQATHSAAGAVVSKPREIASLIRNKFGSADNIANLKDSLEEGQEDGTGGKALGVIQNFQSSPKYGSEEDCSSATSGSVGANSTTGGPVGASSSKTNTLDMQSSGFDAILHEIQEIRETQARLEESFEDLKVRYQRDYSLIMQTLQEERYRCERLEEQLNDLTELHQNEILNLKQELASMEEKIAYQSYERARDIQEALEACQTRISKMELQQQQQQVVQLEGLENATARNLLGKFINILLAVMAVLLVFVSTVANCVVPLMKTRNRTFSTLFIVVFIAFLWKHWDAISGYLERFLSPPR encoded by the exons ATCGAGCGATTGGAAGTCAGCAGCCTAGCGCAGACCTCTAGTGCAGTGGCCTCGAGCACTGATGGCAGCATCAATGCAGACTCTGTTGATGGGACCCCAGATCCTCAGCGTACAAAAGTGGCTATCACACACCTGCAACAGAAGATACTGAAGTTGACTGAGCAGATCAAAATCGAACAAACAGCCCGTGATGACAATGTGGCAGAGTACCTGAAACTAGCCAACAACGCAGACAAGCAGCAGAGCGCCCGTATTAAGCAAGtgtttgagaagaaaaatcagaagtccGCCCAGACGAtcttgcagctgcagaagaaactaGAGCATTACCATCGAAAGCTACGAGAAATTGAACAGAATGGGATGCCGCGGCAGCCAAAGGATGTCTTCAGGGATATGCATCAGGGATTGAAAGATGTTGGAGCTAAAGTCACTGGCTTCAGTGAGGGAGTAGTAGATAGTGTTAAAGGTGGGCTTTCCAGTTTCTCCCAAGCCACAcattcagcagcaggagctgtggttTCCAAACCCCGTGAGATTGCCTCCCTCATAAGGAACAAGTTTGGGAGCGCAGACAATATTGCTAATCTGAAAGACTCTTTAGAAGAAGGCCAGGAAGATGGGACAGGAGGCAAGGCTCTAGGTGTTATCCAGAACTTTCAGTCAAGCCCAAAATATGGCAGTGAGGAGGATTGCTCCAGTGCCACGTCAGGCTCAGTGGGAGCCAACAGCACAACAGGGGGCCCTGTGGGAGCTTCCAGCTCCAAAACAAACACTCTGGATATGCAGAGCTCAGGGTTTGATGCAATACTACATGAGATTCAAGAAATTCGAGAGACACAGGCAAGACTGGAAGAATCATTTGAGGACCTTAAGGTTCGCTATCAGAGGGATTACTCACTAATAATGCAGACTTTGCAGGAGGAGCGGTACAG ATGTGAAAGACTCGAAGAGCAGCTAAACGACCTGACTGAGCTCCACCAGAATGAGATCCTGAATCTAAAACAGGAGCTGGCCAGCATGGAGGAGAAAATTGCCTACCAGTCTTATGAGCGAGCCCGGGACATCCAG GAGGCACTGGAAGCGTGCCAGACCCGCATCTCCAAGAtggaactgcagcagcagcagcagcaggtggtgCAGCTGGAGGGTCTGGAGAATGCCACAGCCAGGAACCTGCTGGGGAAGTTCATCAACATCCTCCTGGCTGTCATGGCAGTCCTCCTTGTCTTCGTCTCCACTGTGGCCAACTGTGTCGTGCCCCTCATGAAAACTCGCAATAGGACGTTCAGCACTTTATTCATAGTggttttcattgcctttttgtGGAAGCACTGGGATGCCATCTCTGGCTACTTGGAACGGTTCTTGTCTCCCCCCAGATGA